Proteins co-encoded in one Medicago truncatula cultivar Jemalong A17 chromosome 8, MtrunA17r5.0-ANR, whole genome shotgun sequence genomic window:
- the LOC25502252 gene encoding beta-amyrin 28-monooxygenase, with product MEPNFYLSLLLLFVTFISLSLFFIFYKQKSPLNLPPGKMGYPIIGESLEFLSTGWKGHPEKFIFDRMRKYSSELFKTSIVGESTVVCCGAASNKFLFSNENKLVTAWWPDSVNKIFPTTSLDSNLKEESIKMRKLLPQFFKPEALQRYVGVMDVIAQRHFVTHWDNKNEITVYPLAKRYTFLLACRLFMSVEDENHVAKFSDPFQLIAAGIISLPIDLPGTPFNKAIKASNFIRKELIKIIKQRRVDLAEGTASPTQDILSHMLLTSDENGKSMNELNIADKILGLLIGGHDTASVACTFLVKYLGELPHIYDKVYQEQMEIAKSKPAGELLNWDDLKKMKYSWNVACEVMRLSPPLQGGFREAITDFMFNGFSIPKGWKLYWSANSTHKNAECFPMPEKFDPTRFEGNGPAPYTFVPFGGGPRMCPGKEYARLEILVFMHNLVKRFKWEKVIPDEKIIVDPFPIPAKDLPIRLYPHKA from the exons ATGGAGCCTAATTTCTATCTCTCCCTTCTCCTTCTCTTTGTCACTTtcatatctctctctctttttttcatATTCTACAAACAGAAATCTCCATTAAATTTGCCACCTGGTAAAATGGGTTACCCAATCATAGGTGAAAGCCTTGAGTTCTTATCAACAGGATGGAAAGGACATCCTGAAAAATTCATTTTCGACCGTATGCGTAAATATTCCTCAGAACTCTTTAAAACATCAATCGTAGGAGAATCTACGGTGGTTTGTTGCGGAGCAGCAAGTAAcaagtttttgttttcaaacgAGAATAAACTTGTGACTGCATGGTGGCCAGATAGTGTAAACAAAATCTTCCCTACTACTTCTCTTGACTCTAACTTGAAGGAAGAATCCATCAAGATGAGAAAATTGCTTCCACAATTCTTTAAACCCGAAGCTCTACAACGTTATGTTGGTGTCATGGATGTTATTGCTCAAAGACATTTTGTTACTCATTGggataataaaaatgaaatcacCGTCTACCCCTTGGCCAAGAG GTACACCTTTTTGTTAGCTTGTCGGTTGTTCATGAGCGTTGAAGACGAGAATCATGTAGCAAAATTTAGTGATCCATTTCAGTTAATTGCGGCCGGAATCATATCTCTACCAATTGATTTGCCAGGAACACCATTCAACAAAGCTATAAAGGCCTCAAACTTTATAAGAAAGGAGTTGATTAAGATCATAAAGCAAAGGAGGGTAGATTTGGCAGAAGGGACAGCATCACCAACACAAGATATATTGTCTCACATGTTGTTGACAAGTGATGAAAATGGAAAGAGTATGAATGAACTTAATATTGCTGATAAGATTCTTGGCCTTTTGATCGGAGGACATGACACTGCTAGCGTCGCATGCACTTTCCTTGTCAAATATCTCGGCGAGTTACCTCACATTTATGATAAAGTCTATCAAG AGCAAATGGAAATTGCAAAATCGAAACCAGCAGGAGAATTGTTGAATTGGGATGAcctgaagaaaatgaaatactCTTGGAACGTAGCTTGTGAAGTAATGAGACTTTCCCCTCCACTCCAAGGAGGTTTCAGGGAAGCCATCACTGACTTTATGTTCAATGGATTCTCAATTCCTAAGGGATGGAAG CTTTATTGGAGTGCAAATTCAACACATAAGAACGCAGAATGTTTTCCCATGCCAGAGAAATTTGACCCAACAAGATTTGAAGGAAATGGACCAGCTCCTTATACTTTTGTTCCCTTTGGTGGAGGACCAAGGATGTGTCCTGGAAAAGAGTATGCAAGATTAGAAATACTTGTTTTCATGCACAATTTGGTGAAAAGGTTTAAGTGGGAAAAGGTGATTCCAGATGAGAAGATTATTGTTGATCCATTCCCCATCCCTGCAAAGGATCTTCCAATTCGCCTTTATCCACacaaagcttaa